The genome window GTATTGCTCGGGAGCGGTGATTTCGTTCATGGCCACGTCTGGTTATGAAATTCAGCAATTGCAGAAAGACAAAGGGCACGACCTGTAAACAGGATCGTGCCCGATGTTACCGGCTAGCACCCGAGGGTGCCAACCGACAGGTGTTGCTTAGGCTGCTACCACGACAACGCGTACGGTGGCTTCAACTTCGGCGTGCAGGTGCACGGCTACGTCGAATTCGCCTACGTTGCGGATGGTGCCGTTCGGCAGACGAACTTCGCTTTTCGCCACTTCAACGCCGGAGGCGGTCAGTGCGTCAGCGATGTCGTGAGTACCGATAGAACCGAACAGCTTGCCTTCGTCGCCAGCGGTGGCAGTGATGGTCACTTCCAGCTCGGCCAGTTGGGCAGCACGGCTTTCAGCCGATGCCTTACGGTCTGCGGCGGCTTTTTCCAGCTCGGCACGACGCTCTTCGAACGCAGCCAGGTTGGCAGCGGTCGCAGCGGTGGCTTTGCCGAAAGGCAGCAGGTAGTTACGACCGTAGCCGGCCTTAACGTTTACTTTGTCGCCCAGGTTGCCCAGGTTGGCGATTTTTTCCAGAAGGATCAGTTGCATGTGAAAATCCTCTAACTTTTAACCTTCACCGTTCGCGTTGTCGGCGTCTTTCGGCGCCATACGACCGCGAAAATCAATCAGGCTGTCAACGATGGCCAAGACCACGAGCAACGGACCGAGCAAGTGCATGAAAGGCAACAACGTCACGTATATCCCCACCAGCCAGAACGTGGCCAGTCGCTTCTGCGCCACCAGCCCGTGAATCAGGGCCAGGCCGGCGAAGACCAGCGCAACACTGCACAACGGCAACAGGATCAGTGCATGCAGCCCGAAAAACGGAGCGACACACATGACGGCCAGCAGTGACAGCGCCACGCTCTTGGGGAATCGGATGGCGCGAAACTCGCGACCGAAACCACCGGGGTTATACAACGACGCCTGCCAATAGCGCCCAAGAATCAGGCACAGCACGCTAAAGATCTGCAGCGAAGACGCTATCGAAATGATCATCAGCGGAGCGCTCAGGGCGGTGAGAAACGCCTTCTGGTCTGCCGAGAATGTCTCGTAGACCTCACCCATCGCCAGCGGCAGGACGTGTTCGAACGTCTGCGCCAGTGACTCGATGAAGGAACTGAATACAGTTCCCAGGCTCACCGCACACAACAACCCCACGGCCACGCTGCACAGCAGCACGCGATTCCAGGTATGGCCGGCGCGCAAAACCAACGCCAGGCCACCAGCCCCGAGCAACACCAAAAGTGTTGTCGGGTCCTTCAGGAAGTACCAGCTCACCAACGCTGACAGCAACCCGATACCCAGGACGCTCAAGGCGTCCGAACCGCGCCGCAGGAGCACAAGGCACCCAGCGGCGGCACTCAACCAGAACAACAGCGGCAATGCCGCGGATCCGGCCACAACCAACGTGGCCTGCACACGTCCCCGCATGATGAAGTCAGCTAAGGCGCGCATGCATTCAATCCCTTACTACTCGTCGACTGCCCGGTCTCAGCGGCCGTGGCTGTCGGTGTAGGCCAGCAGGGCCAGGAAGCGGGCGCGCTTGATAGCGGTGGCCAGCTGACGCTGATAACGAGCTTTGGTACCGGTGATACGGCTTGGAACGATTTTGCCGGTCTCGGATACGTAGGCTTTCAGAGTGTTGAGATCTTTGTAATCGATCTCTTTCACGTCTTCAGCGGTGAAGCGGCAGAATTTACGACGACGGAAGAAACGTGCCATGTGATTGGCTCCTTAAAAGGTCCGTGGATTACTCGTCAGCGTTATCGCTGTTGTCGCTGTCGCTATCGCTGTCATCGCCATCGGCGCTGTCAGAGTGCTCAGGACGGTCGCGACGCTCACGGCGCTCACTGCGGTTTTCTTCAGCCTTGAGCATCTCGGATTGGCCGGTGACGGCTTCTTCGCGACGGATGACCAGGTTACGGATCACTGCATCGTTGTAGCGGAAGTTGTCTTCCAGCTCGGCCAGGGCCTTGCCAGTGCACTCAACGTTCAGCATCACGTAGTGAGCCTTGTGAACATTGTTGATTGCGTAGGCCAGTTGACGACGGCCCCAATCTTCCAGACGGTGGATTTTGCCGCCGTCTTCTTCGATCAGCTTGGTGTAACGCTCAACCATGCCGCCGACTTGCTCGCTTTGATCCGGGTGGACCAAAAAGATGATTTCGTAATGACGCATGAATGCTCCTTACGGGTTGTAGCCTGCCGCTCAAAAACGGTCAGACAAGGAGTGAATGACACTTATGGACTTGTGGACGCTAGACACATAAGTGCCTGCCATCACAGCAAGGGGCGCAATTGTAGAGAAGGGCCGAGGGCGGCGCAAGGCAATTGGCGATTATTTGAACAGCCGCCGATCCTCACCTTGCACAAAACACTGTGGGAGCGAGCTTGCTCGCGATAGCGGCGTGCCAGTCGACTTTTACGTCACGGCGGCACCGTCATCGCGAGCAAGCTCGCTCCCACATTTGATACGCGTCTGGATCAGGGCTTTTTGGCGACAGCCTTGACGCTCCGCTGGCGTAGCGCCTCGAACAGGCACACGCCGGTGGCCACCGAGACGTTGAGGCTGCTGACGCTGCCAGCCATCGGCAGCTTGACCAGGTAGTCGCAATGCTCGCGGGTCAGGCGACGCATGCCCTTGCCTTCAGCGCCCATGATCAGGATCGTCGGGCCCGTCAGGTCCTGGTCATAGATACTGACCTCGGCCTCGCCCGCCGTGCCGACCACCCAGAGGCCGCGCTGCTGGAGTTTTTCCAGGGTGCGCGCCAGGTTGGTCACCGCCACCAACGGGATCACTTCCGCCGCGCCGCAGGCCACCTTGCGCACCACGGGCGTCAGGGTTGCCGACTTGTCCTTGGGCACGATCACCGCCAACGCACCGGCGGCATCCGCCGAACGCAGGCAGGCGCCGAGGTTATGCGGATCGGTCACGCCATCCAGCACCAGCAGCAGAGGGGCGCCTTCGGTGCGATCGAGCAGTTCGTCGAGCATCGCCTCGCCCCAGACCTGGCTCGGGCTGACGTCCGCCACCACACCCTGGTGAACGCCTTCGACCCACGCGTCCATTTCACGACGCTCGGCCTGGCCGATGGCAACCTTGTTCTGGGTGGCCAGTTCGACCAACGCTTGCACACGCGGCTCGCTGCGCCCCTCCGCCAACCACACTTGCTTGACACGTTTGGGGTGGTGACGCAGCAGTGCTTCTACGGCGTGCACGCCGTAGATTTTTTCCAGACTCATGACTTGGCCTTAGGTTTGCGCGACCCGCCGCTTTTCGCGGGGGCCGACCCCGCTTTTGGCGGGCCTTTACGGTGTTTACTCGGCTTGCTCGACGGCTTTTCCGCCCCGTGGGACTTTCCCCCAGACGCCGCTTTACCACCGCTTTTGGCTTCGTTGAGCAACTGCTGCTTCAACTCGCGGCTCTTGCGCAGTTCGGCGTTTTTCGCCGCTGCGTCGCTGGGGCGGTAGGCTTCGGGAGCCTTGTCCTTGACGGACGAACGGCGACCGGCCTTGGCTGGCTCAGGCTCCGCGGCTTTTGCAGGAGCCCCCTTACCTTTACCTTTGGTCGCAGGCGCTGCGGTCTCGCTGCCACGTTTTTTACGGCCAGTCGGTGCCTCGGCGGGCTTGTCAGACATGCCGAAGTCGATCTTGCGCTCATCGAGGTCGACGCGCATGACCTGCACTTCCACGGTGTCGCCCAGGCGGAAGCTGCGACCGGTGCGCTCGCCCGCCAGGCGGTGGTGCACAGGATCGAAGTGGTAGTAATCACCCGGCAAGGCGGTGACGTGCACCAAGCCCTCGACGTAGATGTCGGTCAGTTCGACAAACAAACCAAAGCCGGTCACGGCAGTGATCACGCCTGGGAACGACTCGCCCACGCGGTCTTTCATGAACTCGCACTTGAGCCAGTTCACCACGTCGCGAGTGGCTTCGTCGGCGCGGCGTTCGCTCATGGAGCACTGCTCGCCCAACTGTTCCAGGGCCGCTTCGTCGTACGGATAGATCCGCGCCTTCGGAATGGTCATGGCACCGGCGCGCTTGACGTGCGGGGTGTTCTGCTTGGAATGGATCACGCTGCGGATCGCACGATGCGTGAGCAGGTCCGGGTAACGGCGGATCGGCGAGGTGAAGTGGGTGTACGCCTCGTAATTCAGACCAAAGTGGCCCTGATTGTCAGCGCTGTACACCGCCTGGCTCAGGGAGCGCAGCATCACTGTCTGGATCACATGGTAGTCCGGACGGTCCTTGATGCTGGCCAGCAGTGCCTGGTAGTCCTTCGGCGTCGGGCCGTCCTTGCCTTTGTGCAGGGACAGGCCGAGCTCGCCGAGGAAGGCGCGCAGTTTTTCCAGACGCTCCGGCGGCGGGCCGTCGTGCACGCGGTACAACGCAGGAATCTCGTGCTTCTTGAGGAATTCGGCGGTGGCCACGTTGGCCGCCAGCATGCACTCTTCGATCAGCTTGTGCGCATCGTTACGGGTCGTCGGGGTGATCGCGGCGATCTTGCGCTCGGAACCGAAGACAATCCGGGTTTCCTGGGTCTCGAAATCGATCGCGCCACGCACGTGACGGGCACCCAGCAACACCTTGTACAGCGAGTACAGCTGCTTGAGGTGCGGCACCACGCCAGCGTATTCGGTACGCAACGCCTTGGCTTCACTGGTCTTCGGCGTTTCCAGGATGGTGCTGACCTTGTTGTAGGTCAGGCGCGCCTGGGAGTGGATCACCGCTTCGTAGAACTGGTAGTCGGTCATTTCGCCGGTCTTGGAGATGGTCATCTCGCACACCATGGCCAAACGGTCGACTTTCGGGTTCAGCGAGCACAGCCCGTTGGACAGCTGCTCAGGCAGCATCGGAATCACGCGCTCAGGGAAATACACGGAGTTGCCGCGCACCTGGGCTTCGTTATCCAGGGCCGAACCGATCTTCACGTAGCTGGACACGTCGGCAATCGCGACGAACAACTTCCAGCCGCCGGAGAACAGGCGCAGCTTGCCGGGCTTGGCTTCGCAGTAGACCGCATCGTCGAAGTCGCGGGCATCTTCGCCGTCGATGGTGACGAACGGCAGATGGCGCAGGTCGATGCGTTTTTCTTTATCTTTCTCTTCGACTTCCGGCTTGAGCTTGGCGGCTTCCTTGAGCACAGCCTCGGGCCAGACGTGAGGAATGTCGTAGGTGCGCAGCGCAACGTCGATTTCCATGCCCGGCGCCATGTAGTTGCCGACCACTTCAACGATATCGCCCTGTGGCTGGAAGCGCGCAGTTGGCCAATGGGTGATTTTCACCTCGACGAACTGACCTACCTTGGCGGCGCCATTACGGCCCGGGGTAATCAGCACTTCCTGCTGAACCTTCGGGTTATCCGGCACGACAAAACCGATACCGCCCTCTTCGAAGTAACGGCCAACGATGCTTTCATGGGCACGGGACACCACTTCGACGATCACGCCTTCACGGCGACCGCGACGATCCAGGCCGGACACGCGGGCCAGGGCCCGGTCACCGTCGAACACCAGGCGCATTTGCGCCGGGCTCATGAACAGGTCGTCGCTGCCGTCGTCCGGGATCAGGAAACCGAAGCCGTCACGGTGACCGGCGATGCGGCCCAGGATCAGGTCGAGCTTGTCCACCGGTGCATAGGTGCCGCGCCGGGTGTAGATCAGTTGAGCGTCGCGCTCCATGGCGCGCAGACGGCGGCGCAGGGCTTCGAGTTGGTCCTCGGTGGTCAGACCGAACTCTTCGACCAACTGCTCGCGGCTAGCAGGCGAACCCCGATCGGCGAGATGCGCCAGGATCAGTTCACGGCTAGGAATAGGGTTTTCATATTTTTCCGCTTCACGAGCGGCCTCGGGATCGAGGGACTGCCAATCGGCCATTAGAGAGTTTTCACCTTGTCTATATGCGGGTTAGTTTGGCATAGGCTTAATGAAACGGGAAATTTCAAGCATCCGATAGCGTTTCCAGGATCATTTGACCTGCCTTCGAAGCCCCCGGAACGCACCGCTCGTGAAATTTAGCGGTTTTTTTCTCCGCAGGGGTTTACAGTTAAAAACACGCTCCGTATAGTGCGCGCCATCGACGACGTACACACGTAGCCGATACTGCCCAGATGGTGAAATTGGTAGACACGCCAGCTTCAGGTGCTGGTGACCGCAAGGTCGTGGAAGTTCGAGTCTTCTTCTGGGCACCAATTTCGAGCAGCAGGTCAATGACCTGGCAGCTCAACAAAAACCCGCGAAAGCGGGTTTTTGCATTTCCGCCCCCTGGAATTGCACCGGGCAATTACTAAAACAAAAACAGGGGTTTACAGATCAAAACGCGCTCCGTATAGTGCGCCACATCAACAGCGGCAACGCTGAAGATGCTGCCCAGATGGTGAAATTGGTAGACACGCCAGCTTCAGGTGCTGGTGACCGCAAGGTCGTGGAAGTTCGAGTCTTCTTCTGGGCACCAATTCAAGCTTCAAGGTCACGGCCTTGAACCTCACAGAAACCCGCGAAAGCGGGTTTTTGCGTTTCTGGGTATTGGAAATGTATCTGAACCTCTGAAATCGCTATCGCGAGCAAGCTCGCTCCCACAAGGATCGCAGTGAACAGAGATCCACTGTGGGAGCGAGCTTGCTCGCGATGGGTCCAGCCCGGCCACCCGATCAGGCCCTGAACTGCCCCAGACTTGCCTTCAGTTGCGCCGCCAGGTTGTCCAGCACCTTGCCGCTGGCGGTGGTCTCAACCACGGCCTGGGCCGCTTTCTCAGCCTGGGCATGGATGGTTTCCACCCGCCCACGCACCGCTTGCGCGCCCTGGGCCTGATGAGCCGCCGCCTGGGTCGCCAGGCCGATGGCCGCGTGCACCTGCTCGACGGACGCCTGCACCGACTGCTGCAACCGCGCGCTGTCACGCAGCACCAACAAACCTTCGCTGGCCTGGCGCCCGGCCTGGCCGATGGCAGCCACCGCCTCGCGAGCCCCCTGCTGCAAGGCCACGATATGCGCCTGGATATCGCCCGTGGAGCTCTGGGTCTTGCTCGCCAACGCCCGCACCTCATCCGCTACCACCGCAAAGCCGCGCCCGGTTTCCCCGGCCCGCGCCGCCTCGATGGCCGCGTTCAAGGCCAGCAAGTTGGTCTGCTCGGCGATGCCGTGAATCACGGTCAGCACCACCTCAATCTGTTCGCTCTGCTGCGCCAACCGCTCGATCACTGCCGCCCCGGTATCAACCTGGCCGGCCAGGGCCTCGATCAAGCCGCTGACCTTGGCCGAAGTGCGCGTGTTTTCATCGGTGGCCTGGCGGATCTCCACCACTTGCTGCAGGGCCGCCTGCATTGCCTGGCTTTCCGATTGAGCCTCGTCCGCCATTTGCGACAGCGCACGCAGGCTCTCGGCCACTTCATCACGCTGCATCCCGGCCGCCGCATCGGCGCCGGAGTTGCGCAAGGTCATCGCACCGATTTCCACACCGGTGCGCTGGGCCACATCGCCCGCCTCGCGAACGATGGGCTGCAACTTATCCACAAAGCGATTGACCGCCGCGGCCATGTCGCCGATTTCGTCCTTGCTGTTGATTTGCACTCGCTTGGTCAGGTCACCCTCGCCCGCCGCCAGGTCGTTCATGGCCGCGATCAGCAGTTTCAAGCGATTGACCACCCGACGCCCCAGCACCACGGCCAGCAACACCAGCACGCCGAAACCCACCAGCGCCAGGCCCAGGCCGATGCGCCAGCGCAAGGTGCCCGCAGCGTCCTGCACGGTGCTGGCGGTGTTGGTCTGCATCTGCGTGGCCGTGGTTTGGGCCGACTCCAGGCGACCGCGCATGGCGGTGGCACTGTCAGCCGCCGCGCCCTTGAGGCTGTCGCCGACCAATTGATCGCTGCTGGCGATCAAGGCCGAGAAGCGCTGGTCCAGCGCCTTCAGGTCGGTTTCAACGGCCGCCGTGGAAACCCCCATCAAGACTTTGCCGATCTCGACGCCGTTGGGGTTGATCGAGGCTTCGAGGTAATACACCGACGGATCGTTCTTCGCCGCGTCCAGCACCTTGTCCAACGCCCGCTCGCCCTTGCCTTTTTCCAGCAGCGCTTTGTTGATCGGGTTTTCCCGGTTCAGGTAGCGCGTCAGGTGCTCACCGGCGGCGTCGTCATAGATGACGAACAGCACGTTGGGGTTGCGCTGGGCCCGACGGGCGAATTCAGAGAGGGTGGGCACGTCGTTATCCCACATGGCACGCGGCGCAACAGAAGCCAGGAGCTGCGCCATATCATTGGCGGAATCCCTCAAGTCCTTCTCCAAGGTCCCACGCAACTGCGCCTGCTCGTCCTTCAGGCGAGCCGACAAGCCGGCATTGAGCCGCTGGCGGGTATTGGCGGACAGGCTGTCCAGGCTCGACGTGACCTCTCGCCCGGCCTGCTCCAGCTCGGCGGAAAGCTTCTGGCTGTCCGCCCCCAACCGCGCGCCCAGGTCGGCTTCCAGCGCCGTGACGGTGCTTCGGGTCAGCGCAACGGCCACTAGCACCTGCACCAAAAGGGCGATACCCAGGGTAACGAACACTGGCCGTAGCAAACGGCTTTGTAACAGTGAGAGAACGGCCGACACGTGAAATCCCTCTACCAAACGCCATTAATTTGATGGCACTCAGGAAAACGGTGCCTTAATGGAGTTGCATAGCAAGTGTCGTGCCGCCCGGCAGGCAGAAACGACAAAGGGCCCCAACGAGGGCCCTTTGTTTTTTACATCAAAGGCTTATCAGCCGAACGGATGACGCAGAACGATGGTTTCGTTGCGGTCCGGCCCCGTCGAAATAATGTCAATCGGCGCACCGACCAACTCTTCGACGCGCTTGATGTAGTTGCGCGCTGCCACAGGCAGTTCTTCCAGGGTCTTGGCGCCGACGGTCGACTCGGTCCAGCCTGGCATCTGCTCGTACACCGGCTCCAGGCCGATGTAGCTGTCGGCGTCGGTCGGTGCGTCGATGACAGCGCCGTCCTGGTTCTTGTAGCCCACGCAGATGTTGATGGTTTCCAGGCCGTCCAGCACGTCCAGCTTGGTCAGGCACAGGCCCGAGATGCTGTTGACGTCGATGGCGCGACGCAGGATGACGGCATCGAACCAGCCGCAACGACGGGCACGGCCGGTGGTGGCGCCGAACTCGTGGCCGCGCTTGGCCAGGAAGGCACCGACGTCGTCGAACAGCTCAGTCGGGAACGGGCCCGAACCGACGCGAGTGGTGTAGGCCTTGGTGATGCCCAGGATGTAGTCCAGGTACATCGGACCGAAGCCCGAACCGGTGGCGATGCCGCCGGCAGTGGTGTTGGAGCTGGTGACGTACGGGTAGGTACCGTGGTCGATGTCCAGCAGCGAACCCTGGGCACCTTCGAACATGATGTCCTTGCCGGCGCGGCGCAGCTCGTGCAGCTCGGCGG of Pseudomonas fluorescens contains these proteins:
- the rplI gene encoding 50S ribosomal protein L9 — its product is MQLILLEKIANLGNLGDKVNVKAGYGRNYLLPFGKATAATAANLAAFEERRAELEKAAADRKASAESRAAQLAELEVTITATAGDEGKLFGSIGTHDIADALTASGVEVAKSEVRLPNGTIRNVGEFDVAVHLHAEVEATVRVVVVAA
- the rpsR gene encoding 30S ribosomal protein S18 — protein: MARFFRRRKFCRFTAEDVKEIDYKDLNTLKAYVSETGKIVPSRITGTKARYQRQLATAIKRARFLALLAYTDSHGR
- the rpsF gene encoding 30S ribosomal protein S6, whose protein sequence is MRHYEIIFLVHPDQSEQVGGMVERYTKLIEEDGGKIHRLEDWGRRQLAYAINNVHKAHYVMLNVECTGKALAELEDNFRYNDAVIRNLVIRREEAVTGQSEMLKAEENRSERRERRDRPEHSDSADGDDSDSDSDNSDNADE
- the rlmB gene encoding 23S rRNA (guanosine(2251)-2'-O)-methyltransferase RlmB, which codes for MSLEKIYGVHAVEALLRHHPKRVKQVWLAEGRSEPRVQALVELATQNKVAIGQAERREMDAWVEGVHQGVVADVSPSQVWGEAMLDELLDRTEGAPLLLVLDGVTDPHNLGACLRSADAAGALAVIVPKDKSATLTPVVRKVACGAAEVIPLVAVTNLARTLEKLQQRGLWVVGTAGEAEVSIYDQDLTGPTILIMGAEGKGMRRLTREHCDYLVKLPMAGSVSSLNVSVATGVCLFEALRQRSVKAVAKKP
- the rnr gene encoding ribonuclease R, which gives rise to MADWQSLDPEAAREAEKYENPIPSRELILAHLADRGSPASREQLVEEFGLTTEDQLEALRRRLRAMERDAQLIYTRRGTYAPVDKLDLILGRIAGHRDGFGFLIPDDGSDDLFMSPAQMRLVFDGDRALARVSGLDRRGRREGVIVEVVSRAHESIVGRYFEEGGIGFVVPDNPKVQQEVLITPGRNGAAKVGQFVEVKITHWPTARFQPQGDIVEVVGNYMAPGMEIDVALRTYDIPHVWPEAVLKEAAKLKPEVEEKDKEKRIDLRHLPFVTIDGEDARDFDDAVYCEAKPGKLRLFSGGWKLFVAIADVSSYVKIGSALDNEAQVRGNSVYFPERVIPMLPEQLSNGLCSLNPKVDRLAMVCEMTISKTGEMTDYQFYEAVIHSQARLTYNKVSTILETPKTSEAKALRTEYAGVVPHLKQLYSLYKVLLGARHVRGAIDFETQETRIVFGSERKIAAITPTTRNDAHKLIEECMLAANVATAEFLKKHEIPALYRVHDGPPPERLEKLRAFLGELGLSLHKGKDGPTPKDYQALLASIKDRPDYHVIQTVMLRSLSQAVYSADNQGHFGLNYEAYTHFTSPIRRYPDLLTHRAIRSVIHSKQNTPHVKRAGAMTIPKARIYPYDEAALEQLGEQCSMSERRADEATRDVVNWLKCEFMKDRVGESFPGVITAVTGFGLFVELTDIYVEGLVHVTALPGDYYHFDPVHHRLAGERTGRSFRLGDTVEVQVMRVDLDERKIDFGMSDKPAEAPTGRKKRGSETAAPATKGKGKGAPAKAAEPEPAKAGRRSSVKDKAPEAYRPSDAAAKNAELRKSRELKQQLLNEAKSGGKAASGGKSHGAEKPSSKPSKHRKGPPKAGSAPAKSGGSRKPKAKS
- a CDS encoding methyl-accepting chemotaxis protein — translated: MAAAVNRFVDKLQPIVREAGDVAQRTGVEIGAMTLRNSGADAAAGMQRDEVAESLRALSQMADEAQSESQAMQAALQQVVEIRQATDENTRTSAKVSGLIEALAGQVDTGAAVIERLAQQSEQIEVVLTVIHGIAEQTNLLALNAAIEAARAGETGRGFAVVADEVRALASKTQSSTGDIQAHIVALQQGAREAVAAIGQAGRQASEGLLVLRDSARLQQSVQASVEQVHAAIGLATQAAAHQAQGAQAVRGRVETIHAQAEKAAQAVVETTASGKVLDNLAAQLKASLGQFRA
- a CDS encoding adenylosuccinate synthase; protein product: MGKNVVVLGTQWGDEGKGKIVDLLTEHAAAVVRYQGGHNAGHTLVIDGEKTVLHLIPSGVLREGVQCLIGNGVVVAPDALLREIIKLEEKGVPVRERLRISPSCPLILSYHVALDQAREKARGELKIGTTGRGIGPAYEDKVARRGLRIGDLFHRERFAAKLGELLDYHNFVLVNYYKEPAIDFQKTLDECMEYAELLKPMMLDVTAELHELRRAGKDIMFEGAQGSLLDIDHGTYPYVTSSNTTAGGIATGSGFGPMYLDYILGITKAYTTRVGSGPFPTELFDDVGAFLAKRGHEFGATTGRARRCGWFDAVILRRAIDVNSISGLCLTKLDVLDGLETINICVGYKNQDGAVIDAPTDADSYIGLEPVYEQMPGWTESTVGAKTLEELPVAARNYIKRVEELVGAPIDIISTGPDRNETIVLRHPFG